The following proteins are encoded in a genomic region of Desulfomicrobium escambiense DSM 10707:
- a CDS encoding carbonic anhydrase — protein MFIKRLVLILLFLLAPIAALASSDAAHPVSPEQALQMLSEGNLRFALGQSTHPNTSFSRRLVTTTDGQAPFATVIACSDSRVPVEILFDQGVGDLFVIKVAGNVADTDEIGSAEYGVDHLGTPVLMVLGHTYCGAVTAVTTGAEVHGSIPKLVDNIVPAVEKAKHEHPGAEQAELINAAIEANVWQAVDDIMTKSHAIAERAAAGKVVVVGAIYDILTGKVRIIERTEAAPAAAHAAPEAHAEAAATGKETAAHDDKAPAEKHAEPAKAEKKAEEHAAPAAKDAAHDEKAAAHAEDGSSGGGFGFFSFVIFVLLLIGAVFILDKKVLNPEEK, from the coding sequence ATGTTCATCAAGCGTCTTGTCCTGATCCTGCTGTTCCTTTTGGCCCCGATCGCAGCCCTGGCCTCCTCCGACGCAGCCCACCCGGTCAGCCCGGAGCAGGCGCTGCAGATGCTGAGCGAAGGCAACCTGCGTTTCGCCCTGGGCCAGTCCACCCACCCCAACACCAGTTTCTCCCGCCGTCTGGTGACCACCACCGACGGCCAGGCGCCTTTCGCCACGGTCATCGCCTGTTCCGACTCCCGCGTGCCCGTCGAGATTCTCTTTGACCAGGGCGTGGGCGATCTCTTCGTCATCAAGGTGGCCGGCAACGTGGCCGACACGGACGAGATCGGGTCCGCCGAGTACGGTGTGGACCATCTCGGCACGCCCGTGCTCATGGTCCTCGGGCACACCTACTGCGGCGCAGTCACGGCCGTGACCACCGGCGCCGAAGTCCACGGCAGCATCCCCAAGCTGGTGGACAACATCGTGCCCGCCGTGGAGAAGGCCAAACACGAGCATCCCGGAGCCGAACAGGCCGAACTCATAAACGCCGCCATCGAGGCCAACGTCTGGCAGGCTGTGGACGACATCATGACCAAGAGCCACGCCATCGCCGAACGCGCCGCCGCGGGCAAGGTCGTTGTGGTCGGGGCCATCTACGACATCCTGACGGGCAAGGTACGCATCATCGAACGCACCGAAGCGGCTCCGGCTGCCGCCCACGCGGCCCCCGAGGCCCACGCGGAAGCGGCCGCAACCGGGAAGGAAACCGCTGCTCATGACGACAAGGCTCCGGCCGAAAAGCACGCCGAGCCCGCCAAGGCGGAAAAGAAGGCCGAGGAGCATGCCGCCCCCGCCGCAAAGGATGCCGCCCATGACGAAAAGGCAGCGGCCCACGCCGAGGACGGGTCATCCGGCGGCGGCTTCGGTTTCTTCTCCTTCGTCATCTTCGTCCTGCTGCTCATCGGAGCGGTCTTCATTCTGGACAAGAAGGTCCTGAACCCGGAAGAAAAGTAA
- a CDS encoding transporter substrate-binding domain-containing protein, with protein sequence MSRLLQILTLILLCPGMAAAQGKTLAVGVASGFPPYQFAVDGQPAGFDVDVARAVAARLGMEARFVQGDWDSVVSMLRIGRIDIIAGMEVNEFRLAYFDFTAPYSRRHDAVFVPANSTASGVEDLFGRIITGDRHSYVELLWRKEGILSRIRVTQTKTKEDALRLLAEGKTAAAIMPLEVGRYLARESGTGVKVLTTPDPGSDVAIALRKDRNRLQVDMDAALAAMQTSGELDSLARKWFSPPDPGKPARP encoded by the coding sequence ATGAGCCGCCTGCTGCAGATTCTGACCCTCATCCTCCTTTGCCCCGGCATGGCGGCAGCCCAGGGGAAGACGCTGGCCGTCGGCGTGGCGTCGGGCTTCCCGCCCTACCAGTTCGCGGTCGATGGACAGCCTGCCGGCTTCGACGTGGACGTGGCCAGGGCCGTGGCGGCCCGTCTCGGGATGGAGGCGCGCTTTGTCCAAGGCGATTGGGACAGCGTGGTCAGCATGCTGCGCATCGGCCGCATCGACATCATCGCGGGCATGGAAGTCAACGAGTTCCGTCTGGCCTATTTCGACTTCACCGCTCCCTACTCCAGGCGCCACGATGCGGTCTTCGTCCCGGCGAACAGCACGGCGTCCGGGGTGGAGGACCTGTTCGGCCGCATCATCACCGGGGACCGGCACTCATATGTGGAACTGCTCTGGAGGAAGGAAGGCATCCTCTCGCGCATCCGCGTCACCCAGACCAAGACCAAGGAGGATGCCTTGCGCCTCCTGGCCGAAGGAAAGACCGCGGCGGCCATCATGCCCCTTGAGGTGGGACGGTATCTGGCCCGGGAATCGGGCACGGGCGTGAAGGTCCTGACCACACCGGACCCGGGCTCCGACGTAGCCATCGCCCTGCGCAAGGACCGGAACCGCCTGCAGGTGGACATGGACGCGGCCCTCGCGGCCATGCAGACCTCAGGGGAACTGGACTCCCTGGCCAGGAAATGGTTCTCGCCGCCCGACCCCGGCAAACCGGCGAGGCCCTGA
- a CDS encoding Tim44 domain-containing protein, which yields MTKFSSLTAVILGLGLLLLTMPDLADAKRLGGGGSFGSRPSYSRSYQKPTAPSSTPTQQAAPGASPMGGRGMFGGMLGGMLMGGLLGSLLFGGGFSGISFIDILLIGGGLFLLFRFLRSRQPMPQTAGGPGRVHDMQRGAWDNLRSTPHQTASATENYPPGFDAKEFLDGAKAAYTRMQASWDARDLNDLKQFTSPEVFAEIQSQAAADPGPGKTEILLLEARLLEVKTIGNQTIATVLFDTMLREDSPAAPAEQVREAWHFSRYETGGGSHWVVEGIQQLEK from the coding sequence GTGACAAAATTCTCAAGCCTGACAGCCGTCATTCTCGGACTGGGTCTGCTGTTGCTGACCATGCCCGACCTTGCGGACGCCAAGCGTTTGGGAGGCGGCGGCTCTTTCGGGAGCAGGCCGTCCTATTCGAGAAGCTACCAGAAGCCGACCGCGCCTTCATCCACACCGACACAACAGGCGGCTCCCGGAGCCTCCCCCATGGGAGGACGCGGGATGTTCGGTGGCATGCTCGGCGGCATGCTCATGGGCGGCCTTCTCGGCTCCCTGCTTTTCGGCGGGGGCTTCTCGGGAATTTCCTTCATCGATATCCTCCTCATCGGAGGGGGTCTTTTCCTGCTGTTCAGGTTCCTGCGCAGCCGCCAACCGATGCCCCAGACTGCCGGCGGTCCGGGGCGGGTTCACGACATGCAGCGCGGAGCCTGGGACAACCTCCGCTCCACCCCGCACCAGACGGCTTCCGCTACGGAGAATTATCCACCCGGCTTCGACGCCAAGGAATTCCTGGACGGCGCCAAGGCGGCCTACACGCGCATGCAGGCCTCGTGGGACGCGCGCGACCTGAACGACCTGAAGCAGTTCACGTCGCCCGAGGTGTTCGCCGAGATCCAGTCGCAGGCCGCGGCCGATCCGGGCCCGGGCAAGACCGAGATCCTGCTGCTTGAGGCCCGCCTTCTGGAAGTCAAGACCATCGGCAACCAGACCATCGCCACAGTCCTCTTCGACACCATGCTGCGCGAGGATTCCCCGGCGGCCCCGGCCGAACAGGTCCGCGAGGCGTGGCACTTCAGCCGCTACGAGACCGGAGGCGGCAGCCACTGGGTCGTGGAAGGCATTCAGCAACTGGAGAAATGA
- a CDS encoding M20 family metallopeptidase, with protein sequence MTTCDEIIRLTQDLIRIPSMHSRPEEIMRCADFVVGWCGRQDIAARKIVHGGTPSVLVMPGAHARLLLMTHIDVVDAPEELFSPRIEGDRLLGRGAIDDKYAVALSLVLFRDRLRALERSGLSQADMALGLLITGDEETGGENGAARALEGIDADFAIALDGGGPERIVTREKGVIDILLTATGKAAHGARPWLGLNAIDTLLEDYGRIHELFGGDDGPDHWHRTVNFGKIRAGESINQVPDTAQGWFNIRFTEDDEPRRLVEAITERVRSRVDVLSVIPVFASPPSPMTDILLDTAPGAVLTREHGASDARHLMDRGIPGAIWGAEGFGTQHGLGECVSIASIAKLHGRLSLLCDRLESDGSK encoded by the coding sequence ATGACCACCTGCGACGAAATCATCCGCCTGACCCAGGACCTGATCCGCATCCCCTCCATGCACTCGCGGCCGGAGGAAATCATGCGCTGCGCGGACTTCGTCGTGGGTTGGTGCGGGCGGCAGGACATCGCCGCGCGAAAGATCGTGCACGGGGGGACCCCGTCGGTCCTCGTCATGCCCGGAGCACACGCCCGCCTGCTGCTCATGACCCATATCGACGTGGTGGACGCGCCCGAGGAGCTTTTTTCGCCGCGCATCGAGGGAGACAGGCTCCTCGGGCGCGGGGCCATCGACGACAAGTACGCCGTGGCCCTGTCGCTGGTTCTGTTCCGTGACAGGTTGCGGGCCCTGGAACGAAGCGGCCTGTCCCAGGCCGACATGGCTCTGGGCCTGCTCATCACCGGGGACGAGGAGACGGGCGGGGAAAACGGGGCGGCGCGGGCTCTGGAAGGGATCGACGCGGACTTCGCCATCGCCCTCGACGGCGGCGGCCCGGAACGGATCGTGACCCGCGAGAAGGGCGTCATCGACATCCTGCTGACGGCCACGGGCAAGGCCGCCCACGGCGCCCGGCCGTGGCTCGGGCTCAACGCCATCGACACGCTGCTCGAAGACTACGGGCGCATCCACGAGCTTTTCGGTGGCGACGACGGCCCCGACCACTGGCACCGCACCGTCAACTTCGGGAAGATTCGGGCCGGGGAATCCATCAATCAGGTTCCAGACACGGCCCAGGGCTGGTTCAACATACGCTTCACCGAGGACGACGAACCGCGCCGCCTGGTCGAGGCCATAACCGAACGGGTGCGCAGCAGGGTCGACGTCCTCTCGGTCATCCCGGTCTTCGCTTCGCCGCCTTCGCCCATGACCGACATCCTGCTCGACACCGCCCCCGGCGCAGTCCTGACCCGCGAGCACGGCGCCAGCGACGCGCGCCACCTCATGGACCGCGGAATCCCCGGCGCCATCTGGGGGGCCGAGGGCTTCGGCACCCAGCATGGCCTCGGCGAATGCGTGTCCATCGCCTCCATCGCGAAACTCCACGGCCGGCTGTCGCTCCTGTGCGACCGTCTCGAGTCGGACGGGAGCAAATAA
- a CDS encoding ArnT family glycosyltransferase: MSSTPGYHVGISLEHAWRRHRVFMWAVVLTGFFLVSFVGNLERGLLETTEGRYAECALEMLSSGNFLEPTLDSAPHWAKPPLAYWSMAAGMLVAGENEAGARLGTALSFLGTGLVLAWLAWSLWGEFAALTTLGVYATSVLPILGATFLSTDMVLTLWESLAVACYVLWALAPGQSKKLLFAMWTAFGLAFLTKGPPGLLPLLAIIPWHVWRFRDGKVFLPAGLMIFVIIGLSWFAAIIIKRPELLSFFLKEEVVGRLTSDAFHRNPEWWKPFVIYVPVLFAGQLHWFWMMGNPFRTWQSMPPEQRTFLGLWIVLPLAVFCLAKSRLPLYVLPLSIPMTMFIAFGIAHRRDRIPLRRTAAIFAGAIFLAMAARILLGVLPLHQNMRALHEAILAAGEGETVALVKDKAYGLQFYAGGKLSWIGAGSGDRKQALDDFLESASGKYRVVAKKKDTELIVSTLAAEGLNGTQAEHAGWVIVSFEK, encoded by the coding sequence ATGAGCAGCACGCCAGGATATCACGTTGGAATATCCCTTGAACATGCATGGCGCAGACACCGCGTCTTCATGTGGGCTGTGGTTCTAACAGGCTTTTTCCTCGTTTCCTTCGTTGGCAACTTGGAACGAGGACTGCTTGAGACCACAGAAGGGCGTTACGCGGAGTGCGCCCTTGAAATGCTTTCAAGCGGCAATTTTTTGGAACCGACGCTGGACTCCGCTCCCCATTGGGCCAAACCGCCCTTGGCCTACTGGTCCATGGCCGCTGGAATGCTCGTCGCGGGGGAGAACGAGGCCGGTGCCCGTCTCGGCACCGCTCTGTCCTTCCTCGGAACGGGCCTGGTGTTGGCCTGGCTGGCATGGTCGCTCTGGGGGGAATTCGCCGCACTGACGACATTGGGTGTCTACGCCACCTCCGTTCTCCCCATTCTTGGCGCCACATTTCTGAGCACTGACATGGTGCTGACCCTCTGGGAGAGTCTGGCCGTGGCGTGCTACGTCCTTTGGGCCCTTGCTCCCGGCCAGTCCAAAAAACTGCTGTTCGCGATGTGGACGGCTTTCGGCCTGGCCTTTCTGACAAAAGGCCCGCCAGGCCTCCTGCCTCTGCTCGCCATCATCCCGTGGCATGTATGGCGGTTTCGCGATGGAAAAGTATTTCTGCCGGCCGGTCTGATGATTTTCGTAATCATCGGCTTGAGTTGGTTTGCGGCCATCATCATAAAGAGGCCGGAACTGCTCTCCTTTTTCCTCAAGGAGGAAGTTGTCGGCCGGCTGACCTCGGACGCCTTTCACAGAAACCCCGAATGGTGGAAGCCATTTGTCATCTACGTGCCTGTTCTCTTCGCCGGGCAGCTCCACTGGTTCTGGATGATGGGCAACCCTTTCAGAACATGGCAAAGCATGCCCCCGGAGCAGCGCACCTTTCTAGGACTCTGGATTGTCCTCCCTCTGGCCGTATTCTGCCTGGCCAAGAGCAGGTTGCCCCTCTACGTACTGCCGCTGTCCATCCCCATGACGATGTTCATCGCATTCGGCATTGCTCATCGCCGCGACCGCATTCCGCTTCGCCGCACTGCAGCAATCTTTGCAGGGGCGATTTTTCTTGCCATGGCCGCACGAATTCTTCTGGGCGTCCTTCCATTGCATCAGAACATGCGCGCCCTTCACGAAGCTATTCTGGCGGCAGGAGAAGGCGAGACCGTTGCGCTGGTCAAAGACAAGGCTTACGGGCTGCAATTCTACGCAGGAGGCAAACTGAGCTGGATTGGTGCTGGCAGTGGCGACAGAAAGCAAGCTCTGGACGATTTCCTTGAATCGGCGTCGGGAAAATATCGGGTTGTGGCCAAAAAGAAGGACACGGAGCTTATCGTCTCGACCCTCGCAGCAGAAGGGCTTAATGGTACGCAGGCTGAACACGCCGGGTGGGTAATCGTATCCTTCGAAAAGTGA
- a CDS encoding NINE protein, whose translation MPKGTMVDTHSTFMGYLLWIFGFTGSHRFYYGKPISGTVYFFTLGLFFIGWIVDLFLIPSMVRNASLRFRPGRIDYSLAWILLTFLGLFGVHRMYMGKWITGILYMLTGGFFLIGYVYDFWTLNDQITVINARES comes from the coding sequence ATGCCCAAGGGAACCATGGTCGACACGCACAGCACCTTCATGGGGTATCTGCTCTGGATCTTCGGGTTCACGGGATCGCACCGTTTCTACTATGGCAAGCCCATTTCCGGGACCGTCTACTTTTTCACCCTGGGTCTATTCTTCATCGGCTGGATCGTGGACCTCTTCCTCATCCCGTCCATGGTCAGAAACGCCAGCTTGCGTTTCCGGCCCGGGCGCATCGACTACTCCCTGGCCTGGATTCTGCTGACCTTTCTGGGGCTTTTCGGGGTGCATCGCATGTACATGGGCAAATGGATCACGGGGATCCTGTACATGCTGACGGGCGGGTTCTTTCTGATCGGGTATGTCTACGATTTCTGGACGCTCAACGACCAGATCACGGTCATCAACGCGCGGGAAAGCTGA
- the trxC gene encoding thioredoxin TrxC, whose protein sequence is MEKIHAVCPNCQTVNAVLTDRIRQHPVCAKCATPLLPANPIDLTDQTFDRFVSRSTLPVLVDFWAPWCGPCKMMGPAFAQAAAALQGQAVLAKMDTEAQSAVPSRFAIQSVPSLVLFRQGREVARMSGAMPAGQIQTWVRQHL, encoded by the coding sequence ATGGAAAAAATACATGCCGTCTGCCCGAATTGCCAGACCGTGAACGCGGTCCTCACCGACCGCATCCGCCAGCACCCTGTCTGCGCCAAATGCGCAACGCCCCTCCTGCCGGCCAACCCAATCGACCTCACGGACCAGACCTTCGACCGTTTCGTCTCCCGCTCGACCCTGCCCGTCCTCGTGGACTTCTGGGCGCCCTGGTGCGGGCCGTGCAAGATGATGGGCCCGGCCTTTGCCCAGGCTGCTGCCGCTCTCCAGGGTCAGGCCGTCCTGGCCAAGATGGACACAGAGGCCCAGAGCGCTGTCCCGTCGCGCTTCGCCATCCAGTCCGTACCAAGCCTCGTCCTCTTCCGGCAGGGCCGGGAAGTAGCCCGCATGTCCGGGGCCATGCCCGCGGGCCAGATCCAAACGTGGGTGCGCCAGCATTTGTAA
- a CDS encoding M20/M25/M40 family metallo-hydrolase: MINSQRLTDTFLDLARIDSPSLHEKAVADHLCALLAGRGYDIRVDNAGEIIGGDTGNVIVRVPATGPGEAIAFSAHMDCVPPCIGVEPVLNDGVIRAAGNTVLGGDDKAGIAAILEALFHLEEEKIPHPELYLLFTVCEEAGMFGAKNLDFSRIKAHEVVVLDAGGDVGTIIVRAPSKAGISVTFHGRSAHAGIEPEKGISAIQLAAHAVSHMRLLRIDEETVANLGRIEGGGQTNIVPDCVTLTGEARSQTNAKLMAQIEHMRLCCVKAVEELGGSFDFSHEISYPAMDVPAHSMLLHRALHACNDQNLTCAVKGTGGGSDANVFAGQGLSCINLGIGMSRVHTTDEFVLVEDMLKAARLTAALMQR, from the coding sequence ATGATCAACTCACAGCGACTGACCGACACCTTTCTCGACCTGGCCCGCATCGACAGCCCCTCCCTGCACGAAAAGGCCGTGGCCGACCATCTCTGCGCCCTGCTCGCGGGGCGGGGTTACGATATCCGCGTGGACAACGCCGGCGAGATCATCGGCGGGGACACGGGCAACGTCATCGTCCGCGTACCGGCCACGGGGCCGGGCGAGGCCATCGCCTTCTCGGCGCACATGGACTGCGTGCCGCCTTGCATCGGCGTGGAGCCGGTGCTGAATGACGGCGTCATCCGCGCGGCCGGCAACACGGTCCTGGGCGGCGACGACAAGGCGGGCATCGCCGCCATCCTGGAGGCCCTGTTCCACCTGGAGGAGGAGAAAATCCCGCACCCCGAGCTGTACCTGCTCTTCACCGTCTGCGAGGAAGCGGGCATGTTCGGGGCCAAGAACCTGGACTTCTCGCGCATCAAGGCCCACGAGGTCGTGGTCCTGGACGCCGGCGGGGACGTCGGCACCATCATCGTCCGCGCGCCGAGCAAGGCCGGCATCAGCGTGACCTTCCACGGCCGCAGCGCTCACGCGGGCATCGAGCCGGAAAAAGGCATCAGCGCCATCCAGCTGGCCGCCCACGCCGTGAGCCACATGCGCCTGCTGCGCATCGACGAGGAGACTGTGGCCAACCTCGGACGCATCGAAGGCGGCGGGCAGACCAACATCGTCCCGGACTGCGTGACCCTCACGGGCGAAGCCAGGTCCCAGACGAACGCCAAGCTCATGGCCCAGATCGAGCACATGCGCCTGTGCTGCGTCAAAGCCGTGGAGGAGCTCGGCGGCAGCTTCGACTTCAGCCACGAAATCTCCTACCCGGCCATGGACGTCCCGGCCCACAGCATGCTCCTGCACCGCGCCCTGCACGCCTGCAACGACCAGAACCTGACCTGCGCGGTCAAGGGCACGGGCGGCGGCAGCGACGCCAACGTCTTTGCGGGGCAGGGTCTGTCCTGCATCAACCTCGGCATCGGCATGAGCCGCGTGCATACCACCGACGAGTTCGTCCTCGTCGAAGACATGCTCAAGGCCGCGCGGCTGACGGCGGCGCTGATGCAGCGTTAG
- a CDS encoding fused MFS/spermidine synthase, with protein sequence MTSSQTSIAAMPTRGFAVLFLAFLLSGMCALAYQVVWARMLSLVFGSTNQAISTVLAVFMLGLALGSHLGARISRRGKNLGRIYGVLEIALGVYALAFPLIISTAETIHASIFAASHGSALSLALYRFIIALILLIIPTSLMGATLPVLAQYVEKDTGKAGKRIGVLYAINTFGAALGSFASAFLSIPYFGLDKTMYFAAILNVIVGLTCVFVLRDWFVQHDDTPASPSKTTKRSVTGTESPDDGPHIPFALPILVLFLIGTVGMLLENAWSHALVLVFGTSVYAFSTMLTAYLIGLSVGCYFAAKYLLPYSSGKLLAALLLIDGLAILAVTPVIGFLPSWFVGVFGDMQAQWHTVIAKEFLACAALMLIPTSIGGAIFPLCLHTIARSRQNRHTGTGVATSIAYIWNTAGSICGALVAGFVIIPLVGSERCLIIAASLTLLGSAAVILGARPRSSFRMAWAACLSLIAVAAPIFFTTWDATRMNSGVYVYSKFFDSEGALEREMKNYELIFYKEGSASVAVLESSHGHRFLRVNGKTDGSSEGDNTTQMLLGYLPYLYAKNTDNALVIGLGTGITSACVLDLPVKSVESIEISPEVVTAARFFSALNERVFTDARSTIRVLDGRTWLASIPKKYDMIISEPSNPWQTGNANLFTADFFRIAGSRLNEGGILCQWIPYYNMDSSHFKLIIKSLQSVFPYVHLWMSGTDTFLLSSMQPLEINAERLRHLFDKSDIRDKFQDMNIDTPGSLLSFYYLDSNSLKTMTSGVQGLNTDVFPVVEFHSPKFLLGPNRPDIFFEILEMSYASSLEISDPDLDTTARILHRRAFFSRWRIPNSVTEKMLKRLLYN encoded by the coding sequence ATGACTTCGTCGCAAACATCCATCGCAGCCATGCCCACGCGCGGGTTTGCTGTTCTCTTCCTGGCCTTTCTCCTGTCAGGCATGTGCGCCCTGGCCTACCAGGTGGTCTGGGCCAGAATGCTGTCCCTCGTTTTCGGCAGCACCAACCAAGCCATATCCACGGTTTTGGCAGTCTTCATGCTGGGCTTGGCCTTGGGAAGCCATCTTGGCGCACGAATCAGCAGGCGCGGGAAGAATCTCGGCAGAATCTACGGCGTTCTGGAAATTGCGCTCGGAGTCTATGCTCTCGCATTTCCTCTGATCATCTCGACCGCGGAAACGATCCATGCCTCCATTTTTGCCGCATCCCACGGAAGCGCACTGTCCCTTGCCCTATACCGTTTCATCATTGCCCTGATATTGCTGATCATTCCGACATCGCTCATGGGCGCGACTTTGCCCGTGTTGGCACAGTACGTCGAAAAGGACACGGGAAAGGCCGGCAAACGCATAGGCGTCCTGTATGCCATCAACACGTTCGGCGCTGCGCTTGGATCATTTGCCAGCGCATTCCTGTCCATTCCCTACTTCGGCCTCGACAAGACCATGTACTTTGCGGCGATCCTGAATGTGATCGTGGGCCTGACATGCGTGTTCGTTCTGCGCGACTGGTTCGTCCAACATGACGATACCCCGGCGTCACCGTCAAAAACCACGAAAAGATCCGTCACGGGAACGGAATCCCCTGATGACGGCCCGCACATCCCCTTTGCCCTTCCGATTCTCGTTCTTTTTCTTATCGGAACCGTCGGGATGCTACTCGAGAATGCCTGGAGCCACGCCCTCGTCTTGGTCTTCGGCACATCTGTGTACGCCTTTTCGACCATGCTCACGGCCTATCTCATCGGTCTTTCGGTCGGATGCTATTTCGCGGCGAAATACCTTTTGCCTTACTCTTCCGGCAAACTGCTCGCCGCCCTGCTGTTGATCGACGGCCTGGCCATACTGGCCGTCACGCCCGTCATCGGCTTTCTCCCGTCATGGTTTGTCGGAGTCTTCGGGGACATGCAGGCACAGTGGCACACGGTCATCGCCAAGGAATTCCTGGCCTGCGCCGCCCTGATGCTGATTCCGACCAGCATCGGCGGGGCCATTTTCCCCCTCTGTCTGCACACCATCGCACGCTCCAGGCAAAATCGGCACACGGGAACCGGCGTGGCCACATCCATCGCCTATATCTGGAACACGGCAGGTAGCATTTGCGGCGCCTTGGTGGCAGGTTTCGTCATCATCCCGCTGGTTGGATCCGAACGCTGCCTCATCATCGCGGCCAGCCTGACCCTGCTCGGCTCTGCCGCGGTCATTCTCGGCGCCAGACCCCGTTCGTCATTCCGTATGGCCTGGGCCGCGTGCCTCAGCCTGATCGCAGTGGCGGCTCCGATCTTTTTCACGACCTGGGATGCGACGCGCATGAATTCAGGCGTTTACGTCTATTCAAAGTTCTTTGATTCCGAAGGCGCCCTGGAAAGGGAAATGAAGAACTACGAACTGATTTTCTATAAGGAAGGCTCCGCGAGCGTAGCAGTGCTTGAATCCTCCCACGGGCACCGGTTTCTGCGAGTCAACGGCAAGACGGACGGGTCCAGCGAAGGCGACAATACCACACAGATGCTTCTGGGATACCTGCCGTACCTGTACGCAAAAAACACCGATAATGCCCTCGTTATCGGGCTCGGGACCGGAATCACATCGGCCTGCGTGCTCGACCTGCCCGTTAAGTCAGTGGAAAGCATTGAAATCTCTCCCGAAGTCGTGACTGCGGCTCGTTTCTTTTCCGCGCTGAACGAGCGCGTCTTCACCGATGCCCGTTCGACGATCCGGGTTCTCGACGGACGCACATGGCTCGCTTCCATCCCCAAAAAATACGACATGATCATTTCCGAGCCGTCGAACCCCTGGCAAACAGGCAACGCCAATCTCTTCACGGCGGATTTTTTCCGTATTGCCGGAAGCAGACTCAACGAAGGCGGCATTCTGTGCCAGTGGATTCCGTACTACAACATGGATAGCTCGCACTTCAAACTGATCATCAAATCATTGCAAAGCGTTTTTCCCTATGTCCATCTCTGGATGTCAGGAACAGACACGTTCTTGCTCAGCTCAATGCAGCCCCTCGAAATCAATGCAGAACGATTAAGACACTTGTTTGACAAATCTGATATCCGCGACAAATTTCAAGATATGAACATCGACACGCCAGGCTCTCTGCTGAGCTTCTATTATCTCGATAGCAATTCTTTGAAAACGATGACTAGCGGCGTGCAGGGTTTGAACACGGACGTGTTCCCTGTTGTCGAGTTCCATTCTCCAAAATTTTTGCTTGGTCCTAATCGCCCAGATATTTTTTTTGAGATTCTTGAAATGTCCTACGCATCGTCCCTTGAAATTTCCGACCCAGATCTGGACACAACAGCGCGCATTCTGCATCGACGCGCTTTCTTTTCTCGGTGGAGAATCCCGAACTCGGTGACGGAAAAAATGCTGAAGCGTTTACTCTACAACTGA